The genomic DNA GTACGCTGAGATAAAAAGTATCCACTTTGACAAATTACTGAAAATTTATGACTGGGATTGACATCGTTAGCTTGGGGCTTGGTTTACTGTTGGCGGTAATGATTTTCCTGTTTATTATCAGGATTGTGTTGACTTGGTATCCCCAAATTAACCTGAATAGTTTTCCTTGGAATATAGCCGCTTGGCCTACAGAACCTTTTTTGGTGGTGACGAGAAAGATTGTGCCACCTTTGGGAGGCGTGGATATTACTCCGATTATTTGGGTGGGAATTTGTAGCTTATTAAGAGAAATTTTAATTGGTCAGCAAGGTTTGTTGCGGATGATGGGGTAGGGGAAAGGCAGAAGGCAGAAGGCAGAAGGCAGAAGGCAGAAGGCAAGAAAGGCAGAAGGCAGAAGGCAGAAGGCA from Phormidium ambiguum IAM M-71 includes the following:
- a CDS encoding YggT family protein translates to MTGIDIVSLGLGLLLAVMIFLFIIRIVLTWYPQINLNSFPWNIAAWPTEPFLVVTRKIVPPLGGVDITPIIWVGICSLLREILIGQQGLLRMMG